A window from Pelodiscus sinensis isolate JC-2024 chromosome 31, ASM4963464v1, whole genome shotgun sequence encodes these proteins:
- the LOC102453458 gene encoding E3 ubiquitin-protein ligase TRIM39-like, whose protein sequence is MEGLCERHQEHLKLFCEEDQTPICLVCDRSRVHRAHMVVPIEEAAQEYKEKLQRALGPLKKELTKAQVLTSKEENKTTEWQRKVQEKREVIAGEFNKLHTLLKEEEQLLLQRLAEEERETLQRLQENVTKLSQQSASLQQLITEIKGKCQQPAVELLKDVKATLSRYVSSAHCSDLLSSSSAGRCAQSSRVMLGCFLHRSEISKLQEPEAVCTDLKHMYKICLDMREALNRFAVNVTLDPDTAHPKLVLSEDRKSVRYGDTRQDRPDKPERFDTCLCVLGAEGFAGGKRYWEVEVGDKTAWDMGVCRESVHRKGKVAFTPDDYWRLTLRDGEYKALISPSTTIPVSTRPSRVGIFLDYQAGKVSFYNVTDRSHLFTFTDIFSGMLRPYFSPCNNTEGTNVAPLTICPAPAQEGGNLNKVE, encoded by the exons ATGGAGGGCCTGTGTGAGAGACACCAGGAACATCTCAAACTCTTCTGTGAGGAGGATCAAACCCCCATCTGTTTGGTGTGCGACAGGTCCCGGGTGCACCGTGCCCACATGGTGGTGCCCATcgaggaggctgcccaggagtacaag GAGAAACTCCAGAGGGCCCTGGGCCCACTCAAGAAGGAGCTGACAAAGGCCCAGGTGCTGACATCTAAAGAGGAGAATAAAACCACAGAGTGGCAG AGGAAAGTGCAGGAGAAGCGGGAGGTGATTGCAGGTGAATTTAACAAGCTGCACACGCtgctgaaggaggaggagcagctgcttctgcagagGCTGGCGGAGGAAGAGAGGGAGACTCTGCAGAGGCTCCAGGAAAATGTCACCAAACTCTCCCAGCAAAGTGCATCTCTGCAGCAGCTGATCACAGAGATCAAGGGGAAGTGTCAGCAGCCAGCTGTGGAGCTGCTGAAG gATGTGAAGGCCACATTGAGCAGGTACGTGTCCAGTGCCCATTGCTCTGACCTACTTAGTAGCAGCTCTGCAGGGAGGTGTGCACAGAGCAGCCGAGTGATGCTGGGATGTTTTCTTCATAGGAGTGAAATTAGCAAACTCCAGGAACCAGAAGCCGTTTGCACTGACTTGAAGCACATGTATAAAATTTGTCTTGATATGAGGGAAGCTCTGAACAGATTTGCAG TGaatgtgactctggatccagacacggctcatcccaaactcgtcctgtctgaggatcggAAAAGTGTGAGATACGGGGACACGCGGCAAGATCGGCCTGACAAGCCTGAGAGATTTGATACTTGCCTCTGTGTGCTGGGTGCCGAGGGCTTTGCAGGTGGGAAgcgttactgggaggtggaggtgggagacaagACTGCCTGGGACATGGGGGTTTGCAGGGAATCTGTGCACAGGAAGGGGAAGGTAGCATTTACACCTGATGACTACTGGAGACTCACACTGAGGGATGGGGAATACAAGGCCCTCATCTCCCCTTCTACTACCATCCCTGTAAGCACCAGGCCCAGCCGGGTGGGGATTTTCCTGGACTACCAGGCAGGTAAGGTCTCATTTTACAATGTGACTGACAGGTCCCATCTCTTCACCTTCACTGACATCTTCTCCGGGATGCTCCGCCCATATTTCAGTCCCTGTAACAACACTGAGGGTACAAATGTGGCTCCCCTGACaatctgccctgccccagcccaggagggAGGGAATCTCAATAAGGTGGAATGA